The Roseateles sp. XES5 genome window below encodes:
- a CDS encoding glycosyltransferase family 2 protein: MSAPDVSVVIAAYNAADTIQCAIGSALAQDGVSVEVIVADDRSTDATRAAVAALGAPAVRLVALDSNKGPGGARNAGFAAVRGRWIAVLDSDDTMRPNRLYRLIAAAERQNAAIAVDNLDVLHGDGRIEPMFPTTRLAAMPHMALPTFIESNRIFRGTHNFGYMKPIFRRAFLEDNDLAYDEGLRIGEDYLLLAAALAAGGRCAIVPEAGYLYHIREGSISRVLRLDHVEAMLAGDQRFLARFPLEGHAARAQRRRTRSLREAHAFLALVHHLKNRSLGSALRAALGDPVALRHLSMPIAARWRRLTAPPASHAAAAPGQPFKNKG, encoded by the coding sequence ATGAGCGCGCCCGACGTCAGCGTCGTGATCGCCGCATACAATGCGGCCGACACCATCCAGTGCGCCATCGGCAGCGCGCTGGCACAGGACGGCGTGAGCGTGGAGGTGATCGTCGCCGACGATCGCTCGACCGACGCGACGCGCGCAGCCGTTGCCGCGCTTGGCGCGCCGGCCGTGCGGCTCGTTGCGCTCGACAGCAACAAAGGCCCCGGCGGCGCGCGCAATGCCGGCTTCGCCGCGGTGCGCGGCCGCTGGATCGCCGTGCTCGATTCCGACGACACCATGCGGCCGAACCGCCTTTACCGCCTGATCGCCGCCGCCGAAAGGCAGAACGCGGCCATCGCGGTCGACAATCTCGACGTGCTGCACGGTGACGGCCGAATAGAGCCGATGTTTCCCACCACACGTCTTGCGGCCATGCCGCATATGGCGCTGCCCACCTTCATCGAGTCGAACCGGATTTTCCGCGGCACGCACAATTTCGGCTACATGAAACCGATCTTCCGCCGCGCCTTCCTCGAAGACAACGATCTCGCCTATGACGAAGGCCTCAGGATCGGCGAGGACTATCTGCTGCTCGCCGCAGCCCTTGCCGCGGGTGGGCGCTGCGCCATCGTCCCGGAGGCCGGTTATCTCTACCATATCCGCGAGGGTTCGATTTCCCGCGTGCTGCGTCTCGATCATGTGGAGGCGATGCTGGCGGGAGACCAGCGCTTCCTCGCCCGCTTTCCGCTGGAAGGGCATGCCGCGCGCGCGCAACGCCGCCGCACGCGCAGCCTTCGGGAAGCGCACGCATTCCTCGCCCTCGTCCATCATCTCAAGAACCGTTCGCTCGGGTCTGCCCTCAGGGCGGCGCTCGGCGATCCCGTCGCGCTCCGGCATCTTTCCATGCCGATCGCAGCCCGATGGCGCCGCCTGACGGCACCGCCGGCTTCCCATGCGGCGGCCGCACCCGGCCAGCCGTTCAAGAACAAAGGATAA
- a CDS encoding UTP--glucose-1-phosphate uridylyltransferase — MVRTKTVRKAIIPVAGNGTRFLPATKAMPKEMLTIVDRPVVQYALDEAREAGIEHVVFVTSRNKQVIEDHFDDTPELISSLEKSGKDDKVSELGRLLPAAGSVSFTRQQAPLGLGHAVWCARDVIGDEPFALLLPDMVSFGPRGCMAGLMELYDEVGGNVVGVEQCAPEETAQYGIVGKGAAVRHGFAVTHMVEKPRAGEAPSNLFLNGRYILQPEVFGHLARQQRGAGNEIQLTDSMLKLSQTQSFHAHPYEGRTYDCGSKHGFIEANVAFALARPDLGDALYPSLRDMVLSHEGRIRAA, encoded by the coding sequence ATGGTGCGAACCAAGACCGTCCGCAAGGCCATCATCCCCGTCGCCGGCAACGGAACCCGCTTCCTGCCGGCCACCAAGGCCATGCCCAAGGAGATGCTGACCATCGTCGATCGCCCGGTCGTACAATATGCCCTCGACGAGGCGCGCGAGGCCGGCATCGAACATGTCGTCTTCGTCACCAGCCGCAACAAGCAGGTCATCGAGGACCATTTCGACGACACGCCGGAACTCATCTCCTCGCTGGAAAAATCCGGCAAGGACGACAAGGTCAGCGAACTCGGCCGGCTGCTTCCGGCCGCGGGCTCGGTGAGCTTCACGCGCCAGCAGGCCCCGCTCGGCCTCGGCCATGCCGTCTGGTGCGCGCGCGACGTCATCGGTGACGAACCCTTCGCACTTCTGCTGCCCGACATGGTTTCCTTCGGCCCGCGCGGCTGCATGGCCGGCCTGATGGAGCTTTACGACGAGGTCGGCGGCAACGTGGTCGGCGTCGAACAATGCGCGCCGGAGGAAACCGCGCAATATGGCATCGTCGGCAAGGGCGCGGCCGTGCGCCATGGTTTCGCCGTTACCCACATGGTGGAAAAGCCGCGGGCCGGCGAAGCGCCGTCCAACCTCTTTCTCAACGGCCGCTACATTCTCCAGCCTGAGGTCTTCGGGCACCTTGCGCGCCAGCAGCGCGGCGCGGGCAACGAGATCCAGCTCACCGACAGCATGCTGAAGCTCTCGCAAACCCAGTCCTTCCACGCCCATCCCTATGAAGGACGGACCTACGACTGCGGCTCCAAGCACGGCTTCATCGAGGCCAATGTCGCCTTCGCCCTTGCCCGCCCGGATCTCGGCGACGCGCTCTACCCGTCCCTGCGCGACATGGTGTTGTCGCACGAGGGCCGGATTCGCGCGGCATAA
- a CDS encoding glycosyltransferase family 2 protein, which produces MTVDAAASVRCLIVIPCLNEARYLEPLVHHLEPALSDLNATLVVVDGGSTDGTQDIALRLSETVPNMHVLENPKRIQSAAINLAVATFGVEHDYLIRIDAHGTYPDDYCRVLVEDALETGADSVVVAMQTVGFGTFQKATAVAQNSVLGNGGAKHRAGAESHWADHGHHALMRISAFRAVGGYDETFTANEDAEYDYRLHQAGYRVWMTARTSMVYYPRASALPLFKQYFGYGRGRARNFLKHRSRPSLRQLLPLMVAPVAVGAFLAAITWIAAVPFVLWAAACMGYGAWMALGQRNPYGPLAAVSAMIMHFAWSAGFWREVLDLRQRRAFA; this is translated from the coding sequence ATGACCGTTGACGCTGCAGCATCCGTGCGGTGCCTGATCGTGATTCCATGCCTCAACGAGGCACGATACCTGGAACCGCTGGTCCATCATCTCGAGCCGGCGCTTTCCGACCTCAACGCCACCCTCGTCGTCGTCGACGGTGGCAGCACCGACGGCACGCAGGACATTGCCCTGCGCCTTTCCGAGACCGTGCCCAACATGCATGTGCTCGAAAATCCCAAGCGTATCCAGAGTGCCGCGATCAACCTTGCCGTCGCCACCTTCGGCGTCGAGCACGACTATCTCATCCGCATCGATGCACACGGTACCTATCCGGACGACTATTGCCGCGTGCTAGTGGAGGATGCGCTGGAGACCGGAGCGGATTCCGTCGTCGTCGCCATGCAGACCGTCGGCTTTGGCACCTTCCAGAAGGCGACCGCCGTCGCGCAGAATTCCGTGCTCGGCAATGGCGGCGCCAAGCACCGTGCCGGCGCGGAAAGCCACTGGGCGGACCACGGCCACCACGCGCTGATGCGCATATCCGCCTTCCGCGCCGTCGGCGGCTATGACGAGACCTTCACCGCCAACGAGGACGCCGAATACGACTACCGACTCCATCAGGCCGGTTATCGCGTCTGGATGACCGCGCGCACCAGCATGGTCTACTATCCCCGCGCCAGCGCCCTGCCGCTCTTCAAGCAGTATTTCGGCTACGGCCGCGGCCGGGCACGCAACTTCCTCAAGCATCGTTCCCGCCCGAGCCTGCGCCAGCTCCTGCCGCTGATGGTCGCTCCCGTCGCCGTCGGCGCGTTCCTTGCGGCGATCACCTGGATCGCGGCCGTGCCCTTCGTGCTCTGGGCCGCCGCCTGCATGGGCTATGGCGCGTGGATGGCGCTCGGCCAGCGCAATCCCTACGGCCCGCTTGCCGCCGTTTCCGCCATGATCATGCATTTCGCCTGGTCCGCCGGCTTCTGGCGCGAAGTGCTCGATCTGCGCCAGCGGAGGGCTTTTGCATGA
- a CDS encoding glycosyl transferase family 1 translates to MLQVLYLVHDLSDPAVRRRVLMLQAGGASVTLAGFRRGENRLAAIEGITPMDLGVTGDARFAQRLVAVATAAMTLPRKLAGTSKPDVILARNLEMLAVAGRASACFGAVPIAYECLDIHRLLLRDDMVGRAIRGAERRFGRKANLIVTSSPAFVTHYFKPLSGIRAPVHLLENQVLELDGHATGLPARTRPAGKPWRIGWFGAIRCRKSLDLLSAFTRRMEGRFEVVLRGRPAYSEFDDFDGRIAREPHIRFEGAYRNPEDLSAIYGDVDLAWAIDFFEEGQNSLWLLPNRLYEGCRHGALPIVLDGTETARLARERGIGIALANDRLESLVNRFADFDGDTYGALYANLVKLGTRPWILDRADCAAFVQRLAALRQPVGQTTTLTPLPSLIANKVDCHDR, encoded by the coding sequence ATGTTGCAGGTTCTCTACCTCGTCCACGACCTTTCCGACCCCGCCGTGCGCCGACGGGTGCTGATGCTGCAGGCGGGCGGTGCCTCGGTGACGCTCGCCGGCTTTCGCCGCGGCGAGAACCGGCTTGCCGCAATCGAGGGCATCACACCCATGGACCTCGGCGTGACCGGGGATGCCCGCTTCGCCCAGCGCCTCGTCGCCGTAGCAACCGCGGCGATGACTTTGCCGCGCAAGCTTGCCGGCACTTCGAAGCCGGACGTCATTCTCGCCCGCAATCTCGAGATGCTTGCCGTTGCCGGGCGCGCTTCCGCCTGCTTCGGCGCCGTTCCCATCGCCTATGAATGCCTCGACATCCATCGCCTGCTGCTGCGGGACGACATGGTCGGCCGGGCTATCCGGGGCGCGGAACGCCGCTTCGGTCGCAAGGCGAACCTCATCGTCACCAGTTCTCCCGCCTTCGTGACGCACTATTTCAAGCCGCTGTCCGGCATCCGGGCCCCTGTCCACCTTCTGGAGAACCAGGTGCTGGAACTGGATGGCCATGCGACGGGCCTGCCCGCACGCACGCGCCCGGCGGGAAAACCCTGGCGCATTGGCTGGTTCGGCGCGATCCGCTGCCGCAAGTCGCTCGACCTCCTTTCCGCCTTCACCCGGCGGATGGAGGGGCGCTTTGAGGTGGTGCTGCGCGGAAGGCCGGCTTACTCCGAATTCGACGATTTCGACGGCCGCATCGCCCGCGAGCCCCATATCCGCTTCGAAGGCGCCTATCGCAATCCGGAAGACCTCTCCGCCATCTATGGCGACGTCGACCTCGCCTGGGCCATCGATTTCTTCGAGGAAGGGCAGAACTCGCTCTGGCTGCTGCCGAACCGCCTCTACGAGGGTTGCCGGCACGGCGCGCTGCCCATCGTGCTGGATGGAACCGAGACGGCAAGGCTCGCCCGCGAACGCGGCATCGGCATCGCGCTCGCCAACGATCGGCTTGAATCGCTCGTCAATCGCTTCGCCGATTTCGACGGCGATACCTACGGGGCACTCTATGCCAATCTCGTCAAGCTCGGCACGCGGCCATGGATCCTCGACCGCGCCGACTGCGCCGCCTTCGTCCAGCGCCTGGCCGCCCTGCGCCAGCCGGTCGGACAAACAACGACGCTCACTCCTCTTCCCTCCCTGATAGCAAACAAGGTGGATTGCCATGACCGTTGA
- a CDS encoding glycosyltransferase family 2 protein, which produces MTAPLRVDIAICTFRRPALSETLASLSKLIVPAGVRLGVIVADNDVEPSARARVEAAMPKLPTEIAYVHCPAGNISIARNACLDHTNADFIAFVDDDETVEPLWLDRLLATAERSRADVVLGPVRALYAPGAPDWMRGGDFHATRPVWVNGEIRTGYTCNVLMRIAAPPIDGRRFDLALGKSGGEDTAFFSAVHAAGGRIAFAEDAWVEEPVPAARARFSWLAQRRLRMGQTHGRILAQRQKGRGRLSAAALAAGKCAACLAGAAVFVFSPMRRNRLLLRGLLHAGAVGGLFGAPAIEPYGKLETVR; this is translated from the coding sequence ATGACGGCTCCGCTTCGCGTCGACATCGCCATCTGCACCTTTCGCCGCCCGGCGCTCAGTGAAACGCTCGCCTCGCTCTCGAAGCTGATCGTTCCGGCCGGGGTGCGCCTTGGCGTCATCGTCGCCGACAACGACGTCGAGCCGAGCGCCCGTGCCCGCGTCGAGGCGGCCATGCCGAAACTGCCGACGGAGATCGCCTATGTGCATTGCCCGGCCGGCAATATCTCCATCGCCCGCAATGCCTGCCTCGATCATACGAATGCCGATTTCATCGCCTTCGTCGATGACGACGAGACGGTCGAGCCGCTCTGGCTGGATCGTCTGCTTGCAACGGCGGAAAGAAGCCGCGCCGACGTTGTGCTCGGCCCGGTGCGTGCGCTCTATGCGCCCGGCGCGCCCGACTGGATGCGCGGCGGCGACTTCCACGCCACGCGCCCCGTCTGGGTGAACGGCGAGATCCGCACCGGCTATACCTGCAACGTGCTGATGCGCATCGCCGCCCCGCCGATCGATGGGCGACGCTTCGACCTTGCGCTCGGAAAGAGCGGCGGCGAAGACACCGCCTTCTTCAGCGCCGTGCACGCCGCCGGCGGCCGCATCGCCTTCGCGGAGGATGCCTGGGTAGAGGAGCCGGTTCCGGCCGCGCGCGCCCGCTTCTCCTGGCTGGCGCAACGCCGGCTGCGCATGGGGCAGACGCATGGCCGGATTCTCGCCCAAAGGCAGAAGGGGCGGGGCCGGCTGAGCGCAGCCGCGCTTGCCGCAGGCAAATGCGCCGCCTGCCTTGCCGGCGCTGCCGTCTTCGTCTTTTCCCCGATGCGCCGCAACCGCCTCCTGCTGCGCGGCCTCCTCCATGCCGGCGCGGTCGGCGGGCTCTTCGGGGCGCCCGCCATCGAACCCTATGGCAAGCTGGAGACGGTGCGATGA